In a genomic window of Flavobacterium lipolyticum:
- a CDS encoding hydroxymethylglutaryl-CoA lyase, which produces MNKEIKIIECPRDAMQGIKTFIPTKNKVSYIQSLLRVGFDTIDFGSFVSPKAIPQMQDTAEVLAQLDLSQTTSKLLAIIANTQGAGLAAAHEPIQYLGFPFSISENFQMRNTHKTIAESLITLEEILEIADQKNKEVVTYLSMGFGNPYGDPWNVEIVGEWTEKLAGMGVKILSLSDTVGSSTPEVITYLFSNLIPKYPQIEFGAHLHTTPNSWFEKIEAASNAGCTRFDGAIQGFGGCPMATDKLTGNMPTEKLISYFTSNKKVTGLNSLSFESAYNEASKLFGKFH; this is translated from the coding sequence TTGAATAAAGAAATCAAGATTATCGAATGTCCACGTGATGCTATGCAAGGCATCAAAACTTTTATACCTACTAAAAATAAGGTTTCCTATATACAGTCCTTATTGAGAGTGGGGTTTGATACTATCGATTTTGGAAGTTTCGTGTCTCCAAAAGCAATTCCTCAAATGCAGGATACTGCCGAAGTTTTAGCTCAGCTTGATTTGTCGCAAACAACGAGCAAATTGTTAGCGATTATTGCCAATACACAAGGGGCAGGGCTAGCTGCAGCACATGAACCTATTCAATATTTGGGATTTCCTTTTTCGATATCCGAAAATTTTCAGATGCGAAACACACATAAAACAATCGCTGAATCTTTAATCACGCTAGAAGAAATTCTTGAAATCGCCGATCAGAAAAATAAAGAAGTAGTTACTTATCTTTCTATGGGTTTCGGAAATCCTTACGGTGACCCTTGGAATGTAGAAATCGTGGGCGAATGGACGGAAAAACTTGCGGGAATGGGGGTTAAGATATTGTCACTTTCAGATACTGTTGGTAGTTCTACACCGGAGGTAATCACGTATCTTTTTTCCAATTTAATTCCAAAATACCCACAGATTGAATTCGGAGCGCATCTGCATACGACGCCAAACAGCTGGTTTGAGAAAATAGAGGCAGCTTCGAATGCAGGCTGTACCCGTTTTGATGGCGCTATTCAGGGATTTGGAGGCTGTCCGATGGCAACAGATAAACTCACGGGTAATATGCCTACCGAAAAGCTGATTTCGTATTTTACATCCAATAAAAAAGTGACAGGTTTGAACTCTTTAAGTTTTGAGAGTGCCTACAATGAGGCATCAAAATTGTTTGGAAAATTTCATTAG
- a CDS encoding DUF3307 domain-containing protein yields MIVFIKLLLAHLLGDFTAQPNSWVVDKEAKKHKSIYLYLHIFLHGILAAVLVGEIQFLPYALLIAVSHGVIDLIKLHFQKNKTKRSWFVADQALHLLVLIGVVLLYKGETVHFLWLNNQFWILATGFLFITKPTSILIKTIISIWNPESQNSHNENSLSKAGNYIGILERLFVFCFILTGHFEAIGFLLAAKSIFRFGDLKEAKDRKLTEYVLIGTLISFGSAIATGLIVQVLLLQLL; encoded by the coding sequence ATGATTGTATTTATAAAACTACTTTTAGCACATTTACTGGGTGATTTTACAGCGCAACCCAACTCCTGGGTAGTCGATAAAGAAGCCAAAAAACACAAAAGTATTTATTTATATCTTCATATTTTTTTACATGGCATTTTAGCAGCCGTTTTAGTCGGAGAAATTCAGTTTCTCCCTTACGCTTTGCTAATTGCCGTATCGCATGGTGTTATCGATTTAATCAAACTCCATTTCCAGAAAAACAAAACAAAACGCAGTTGGTTTGTAGCAGATCAGGCGCTGCACCTTTTAGTTTTGATTGGGGTTGTTTTGCTCTACAAGGGCGAAACCGTTCATTTTCTGTGGCTCAACAATCAATTTTGGATTTTAGCTACAGGATTTTTATTCATTACAAAACCAACTTCTATTCTGATTAAAACCATTATATCGATCTGGAATCCGGAAAGTCAAAACAGCCACAATGAAAATTCACTCTCTAAAGCCGGAAACTATATTGGTATATTAGAAAGATTATTTGTTTTCTGTTTTATTCTAACAGGACATTTCGAAGCCATTGGTTTCCTATTAGCCGCAAAATCCATTTTTAGATTTGGCGATCTAAAAGAAGCCAAAGACCGAAAACTAACCGAATATGTTTTAATTGGTACGCTAATCAGTTTTGGAAGTGCTATTGCTACAGGACTAATCGTTCAGGTACTGCTTTTACAATTGCTTTAA
- a CDS encoding SatD family protein: protein MTSVITGDIIDSRKQKSKDWVESLKEILASFGETPLQWEIYRGDEFQIEIKNPEEALLAALLIKAHLKALKLDARMSIGIGDKTHDAEKVSESNGSAFIHSGELFETLKKLKVNLALRTDDSAVDEKINLMLQLALTFIDNWSAQSAEFVAIAIENPSLSQEELAPKLGIKRAAVSRRQKRAQFDLILSLNRYFRTQMNQLTTL, encoded by the coding sequence ATGACTAGTGTAATTACAGGAGATATAATCGATTCCAGAAAGCAAAAATCAAAAGACTGGGTAGAATCTTTAAAGGAAATCTTAGCTTCTTTTGGAGAAACACCTCTCCAATGGGAAATTTACAGGGGGGACGAATTTCAAATAGAAATAAAGAATCCCGAAGAAGCTTTATTGGCAGCCCTCCTCATTAAAGCACATTTAAAAGCTTTAAAACTGGATGCCCGAATGAGTATTGGTATTGGAGATAAAACACACGATGCTGAGAAAGTTTCTGAAAGCAATGGTTCTGCCTTTATACACTCAGGTGAACTTTTTGAGACTCTAAAGAAACTAAAAGTAAATTTAGCCTTGAGAACCGACGATTCGGCTGTCGATGAAAAAATAAATTTAATGCTTCAGCTTGCTCTTACTTTTATAGATAATTGGTCCGCTCAATCTGCGGAATTTGTTGCAATTGCGATAGAAAATCCAAGCTTGTCACAAGAAGAATTAGCCCCAAAATTAGGAATCAAAAGAGCTGCCGTAAGCCGAAGACAAAAACGGGCACAGTTTGATTTAATATTGAGTTTGAACCGCTATTTCAGAACACAAATGAACCAACTTACAACACTATGA